In one Candidatus Methylomirabilis sp. genomic region, the following are encoded:
- a CDS encoding ATP-dependent DNA helicase, with translation MLEQDPVVSFRAGEKVQGGLNAAQQAAVIHGDGPLLIIAGAGTGKTTVIAHRIAHLINSRRARPEQVLALTFTEKAAAEMERRVDLLVPYGFTDTWISTFHAFGDRVLREHALVLGLSPDFRLLTVPEQVIFVQEHLFELPLDYFRPLGSPLRHVQALLQLFSRAKDEDVGPEQYASYAEELAGRAAASSDDKALAEQAKREAEIARTYRHYQELMAREGKLDFGDLMTQTLNLLREHPLVLQRLQERFRYILVDEFQDTNYAQFQIVKLLTASHRNVTVVGDDDQSIFKFRGASISNILSFRREFPETETVVLAENYRSTPSVLDAAYRLIQHNNPDRLEYQEGVDKRLKSCNGDGPAVESVVFQTYQEEADWAAGKIEELIEAKACALSDIAILVRRNSDADPLLRALNMKGIPWSFSGAKGLYDRDEIRLVISFLRLLADPYDSLSLFHLAGSDIYGMPAADLTLCNAHARRKHRSLYEVLLDLTRRPDAVPELSGVSTEGIAAATALLSDLHRYLDKAAREVTGRILYEFLMEQPGYGKRLLHSNSSRDHQRVSNLAAFFGLVQRFGEVAPQDRVVGFVPYLTMLIEAGENPPVAEGEAAEEGVAVLTLHKAKGLEFEAVFLVGLVEKRFPSIDRREAIPLPDELIKETLPSGDFHQQEERRLFYVGMTRAKRYLFLTRAKDYGTKREWKRSRFLAEALALPKEEEEQPWRGTAEAVIGRYAPPPQVVIDLAIRADTPLSLSHYQIDDYLTCPLKYKYVHILRVPVLREHTIIYGAALHRAVQAYNTQRLAGQIMSLEDLIESFEAHWVNEG, from the coding sequence ATGTTGGAACAAGACCCGGTCGTTTCATTCCGTGCCGGCGAAAAGGTCCAGGGGGGCCTGAATGCGGCGCAGCAGGCGGCGGTCATCCACGGCGATGGCCCTTTGCTCATCATTGCGGGCGCCGGGACGGGGAAGACCACGGTGATCGCTCACCGGATCGCCCACCTGATCAACAGCAGGCGAGCCAGGCCGGAGCAGGTGCTGGCGCTGACCTTCACTGAGAAAGCGGCGGCGGAGATGGAGCGGCGTGTGGACCTGCTGGTCCCATACGGGTTCACCGATACCTGGATCTCCACCTTCCATGCCTTTGGAGACCGCGTGCTTCGGGAGCATGCCCTGGTGTTGGGCTTGAGTCCGGACTTCCGCCTGCTTACGGTGCCGGAGCAGGTCATCTTCGTTCAGGAGCATCTGTTCGAGCTTCCACTGGACTATTTCCGGCCGCTCGGCAGTCCGCTGCGGCATGTGCAGGCGCTGCTCCAACTGTTCAGTCGAGCCAAGGACGAGGATGTCGGCCCCGAGCAGTATGCGAGTTATGCGGAAGAGCTGGCAGGTCGAGCAGCGGCCTCTTCCGATGATAAGGCGCTGGCGGAGCAGGCGAAGCGCGAGGCGGAGATCGCCAGGACCTACCGGCACTACCAGGAGCTGATGGCGCGGGAAGGGAAGTTGGATTTCGGCGACCTGATGACGCAGACACTCAACTTACTTCGGGAACATCCGCTGGTGCTGCAACGGTTACAGGAGCGGTTCCGGTATATCCTGGTCGATGAGTTCCAGGATACCAACTACGCCCAGTTTCAGATTGTGAAGCTGCTGACGGCCTCCCATCGGAATGTGACGGTGGTGGGGGATGACGACCAGTCGATCTTCAAATTTCGAGGCGCCTCGATCAGTAACATCCTCAGCTTCCGCCGGGAGTTCCCTGAGACGGAGACGGTCGTCCTGGCGGAGAACTATCGCTCGACGCCGAGCGTCCTTGATGCCGCGTACCGTCTGATCCAGCACAACAACCCTGACCGCCTGGAATACCAGGAAGGCGTCGACAAGCGCCTGAAGTCTTGCAATGGTGACGGCCCGGCCGTTGAGAGCGTGGTCTTTCAGACCTATCAGGAAGAGGCCGACTGGGCAGCCGGAAAGATCGAGGAGCTGATCGAGGCGAAGGCGTGCGCGCTGAGCGATATCGCCATTCTGGTTCGGCGAAACAGCGATGCCGACCCATTGCTCCGGGCGCTGAACATGAAGGGAATCCCCTGGAGCTTCAGCGGGGCGAAGGGTCTGTACGACAGGGATGAGATACGTCTGGTGATCTCGTTCCTTCGCCTCCTTGCCGACCCATACGACTCCCTGAGTCTCTTTCATTTGGCTGGTTCCGATATCTACGGGATGCCGGCTGCCGACCTGACCCTCTGCAACGCCCACGCGCGCCGGAAGCATCGCAGTCTCTATGAGGTGTTGCTCGATCTGACGAGGCGGCCGGATGCCGTACCGGAGCTTTCCGGGGTCTCGACTGAAGGGATCGCTGCTGCCACGGCCCTCCTGAGCGACCTGCATCGTTATCTGGACAAAGCGGCTCGGGAGGTAACGGGACGTATCCTGTATGAGTTCCTGATGGAACAGCCTGGCTACGGCAAGCGACTGCTGCATTCGAATTCCTCACGCGATCATCAGCGGGTCAGCAACCTCGCCGCATTCTTTGGCCTGGTTCAGCGATTCGGCGAGGTGGCGCCCCAGGACCGCGTGGTCGGCTTTGTCCCGTATCTGACGATGCTGATCGAGGCAGGCGAGAACCCGCCCGTCGCGGAGGGCGAGGCAGCAGAGGAAGGAGTAGCCGTTCTGACGCTGCACAAGGCCAAGGGTCTCGAATTCGAAGCAGTCTTTCTCGTGGGCCTGGTCGAGAAGCGGTTCCCCTCGATCGATCGGCGAGAGGCGATCCCACTTCCCGATGAGCTGATCAAAGAGACGTTGCCGTCCGGCGACTTTCACCAGCAGGAGGAGCGACGCCTATTTTATGTCGGCATGACTCGGGCCAAGAGGTACCTGTTCCTCACGCGGGCGAAGGATTACGGAACAAAGCGGGAGTGGAAGCGCAGCCGGTTCCTGGCTGAGGCGCTGGCGCTGCCGAAAGAAGAAGAGGAGCAGCCCTGGCGCGGGACGGCAGAGGCGGTCATCGGTCGATACGCGCCGCCGCCCCAAGTCGTCATTGATCTTGCGATCCGGGCCGACACCCCGCTCAGCCTCTCCCACTATCAGATCGACGACTATCTGACCTGCCCGTTGAAGTACAAGTACGTCCATATCCTGCGGGTACCTGTGCTCAGGGAGCATACGATCATCTATGGCGCCGCGCTGCATCGGGCCGTTCAGGCGTATAATACTCAACGCCTTGCCGGGCAGATAATGTCGCTTGAAGATCTGATCGAATCGTTTGAAGCCCACTGGGTTAATGAGGG
- a CDS encoding ATP-binding protein translates to MVQRSHILSQVRRALSRSRVVSLIGPRQCGKTTLARQIVPSDSLNYFDLEDPASLARLAEPITALADLRGVVVIDEVQRRPDLFPVLRVLADRRPLPVRFLILGSASPVLLRQSSESLAGRLETVPLSGFSLAEVGVNALTRHWQRGGFPRSYLARSHADSLAWRRQFIQTFLERDLPQLGVTIPAPALWRCWTMLAHYHGQRWNAAEPARSLGVSEPTVRRYLDLLTGLFMVRQLHPWHANLKKRQVKAPKVYLRDSGLLHQLLGIKTERDLLAHPKCGASWEGYAIEETLKAVQPDEAYFWATHTGAELDLLLFKNRRRLGVEVKRADAPTLTPSMRIALHDLQLDHLTVLYPGTRRYALAERVDVVPLAALATGDMDALFPHRGKSTKGRDTTTRLT, encoded by the coding sequence ATGGTCCAACGGTCTCACATCCTCTCGCAGGTCCGGCGCGCCCTGTCGCGCAGCCGCGTGGTCTCGCTTATCGGGCCGCGCCAGTGCGGGAAGACCACGCTTGCCCGGCAGATCGTTCCTTCGGATTCGCTCAACTATTTCGACCTCGAAGACCCGGCAAGCCTTGCGCGTCTGGCTGAGCCGATCACCGCGCTGGCAGATCTGCGCGGGGTGGTGGTGATTGACGAGGTGCAGCGTCGGCCGGATCTCTTTCCGGTCCTGCGGGTGCTGGCCGACCGGAGGCCGCTGCCCGTCAGATTTCTTATTCTCGGCAGCGCCTCACCCGTGCTGCTTCGTCAATCTTCAGAATCGCTTGCGGGGAGGCTCGAGACGGTCCCGCTTTCAGGCTTCAGTCTCGCCGAGGTCGGGGTCAACGCGCTGACACGTCATTGGCAGCGTGGCGGCTTCCCGCGCTCGTATCTCGCCCGTTCGCACGCGGACAGTTTGGCTTGGCGACGTCAATTCATCCAGACGTTTCTTGAGCGGGATCTCCCGCAGCTTGGCGTGACCATCCCCGCGCCCGCGTTATGGCGGTGTTGGACCATGCTCGCGCATTACCACGGTCAGCGCTGGAATGCGGCCGAGCCGGCCAGATCGCTTGGGGTCAGCGAACCGACCGTCAGACGCTATCTCGATCTGCTGACGGGGCTGTTCATGGTGAGGCAACTGCACCCCTGGCATGCAAACCTCAAGAAGCGCCAGGTCAAGGCGCCGAAGGTCTATCTACGGGATAGCGGCCTGCTGCACCAGCTTCTCGGCATCAAGACGGAAAGGGACCTATTAGCGCACCCCAAGTGCGGTGCATCGTGGGAAGGGTATGCCATCGAAGAAACACTCAAGGCTGTGCAGCCGGACGAGGCGTACTTCTGGGCGACACATACCGGCGCCGAACTGGATCTTCTCCTGTTCAAGAACAGGCGGCGGCTTGGCGTGGAGGTGAAGCGAGCCGATGCGCCCACCCTGACGCCGTCCATGCGCATTGCGCTTCACGATCTGCAACTCGACCACCTCACCGTTCTATATCCTGGTACAAGACGGTATGCGCTGGCCGAACGGGTGGATGTGGTACCGCTCGCGGCCCTGGCTACGGGCGACATGGATGCCCTGTTCCCGCATAGGGGCAAGTCGACTAAGGGACGGGACACAACGACCCGCTTAACATAG
- a CDS encoding type II toxin-antitoxin system HicA family toxin, with amino-acid sequence MPPKVRELIADLERSGFVNRGGQGSHRNFVHPKVAKPITISGAPGDDAKHYQVRAVRRATEESKS; translated from the coding sequence GTGCCGCCGAAAGTCAGAGAACTCATTGCCGACCTTGAGCGCTCGGGGTTCGTCAATCGAGGCGGGCAAGGGAGTCACAGAAACTTTGTTCACCCGAAGGTTGCTAAACCGATTACAATATCCGGGGCGCCTGGTGACGACGCGAAGCACTATCAAGTCCGCGCCGTGCGGCGGGCCACAGAGGAGTCAAAGTCATGA
- the glgB gene encoding 1,4-alpha-glucan branching protein GlgB, which translates to MPSTLAAEVIEAIVRGAHGDPFAVLGPHEMHAAPEPCVVVRAFLPDALEATFVHPDGVSEDQPMELVHPDGLFEIVVPTRDVLFPYRLRVMDRQGQGCEIEDPYRFPPTLSDYDLYLMGEGSHLRNYEKLGAHLMTLNGVSGVGFAVWAPNAKRVSVVGDFNKWDGRRHPMRNHPGNGIWDLFIPGLTEGALYKFEIKSQSGEPLALKADPFAFAFEPPPRTASRVFSIDAYQWGDTSWMEARAHQNWLERPVAIYEVHPGSWMRSPEEGHSCLTYRELAHRLADYATEMGYTHVELLPITEHPFYGSWGYQTIGYFAPTCRYGTPTDFMYFVDYLHQRGIGVILDWVPSHFPRDPHGLVYFDGTYLYEHEDPRKGEHREWGTLTFNYGRKEVDNFLLGDALFWLERYHLDGLRVDAVASMLYLDYSRKSGEWIPNIYGGNENLEAVAFLRRFNELVYEHHPGVMTIAEESTAWPQVSRPTYVGGLGFGLKWNMGWMHDMLEYLALDPIYRSHHHNNLTFGLLYAFSENFVLPLSHDEMVHGKGSLLGKMSGDDWQKFANLRCFYVFMYGHPGKKLLFMGGEFGQWREWDHDRSLDWHLLTEGPYHQGLQRLVRDLNQLYQRLPALYEVDCDPHGFEWIDCHDWQGSIVSFLRRAKDSDDFVVVICNFTPVPRHDYRIGVPTGGYYAELLNSDGAIYGGSNLGNGGGVEAEPIPEHGRPFSLLLTLPPLAGLILKPATGVAL; encoded by the coding sequence ATGCCTTCCACTCTTGCCGCTGAGGTGATCGAGGCGATCGTCCGGGGTGCGCACGGTGATCCGTTCGCTGTGCTGGGCCCGCATGAGATGCACGCCGCCCCGGAGCCATGCGTCGTCGTGCGCGCCTTTCTCCCTGATGCCCTGGAGGCGACGTTCGTCCATCCTGATGGCGTGAGCGAGGACCAACCCATGGAGCTGGTACACCCAGATGGTCTCTTCGAGATCGTCGTTCCGACGCGGGACGTCCTCTTTCCCTATCGGCTGCGTGTCATGGATCGGCAGGGACAGGGATGCGAGATCGAGGACCCGTACCGTTTTCCCCCGACCTTGAGTGACTATGATCTGTACCTGATGGGTGAGGGTAGCCATCTCAGAAACTATGAAAAGTTAGGGGCCCACCTGATGACCCTCAATGGCGTGTCCGGAGTCGGTTTTGCGGTCTGGGCTCCCAATGCCAAAAGAGTCAGCGTCGTCGGAGACTTCAATAAATGGGACGGCCGTCGCCATCCGATGCGAAACCATCCCGGCAACGGCATATGGGATCTCTTTATCCCGGGGCTCACAGAGGGCGCGCTGTACAAATTCGAGATCAAGTCGCAATCCGGCGAGCCGCTCGCCCTTAAAGCCGACCCGTTCGCCTTCGCCTTTGAGCCGCCACCTCGAACCGCTTCGCGCGTGTTCAGCATCGATGCCTACCAGTGGGGAGATACGTCGTGGATGGAAGCGCGAGCGCATCAGAATTGGCTTGAGCGACCGGTTGCGATCTACGAGGTGCATCCGGGCTCCTGGATGCGGTCGCCTGAGGAAGGGCATAGTTGTCTGACATACCGGGAGTTGGCCCACCGGCTTGCCGATTATGCGACCGAGATGGGGTACACGCACGTCGAACTACTCCCGATCACGGAGCACCCGTTTTACGGCTCGTGGGGGTATCAAACTATCGGCTACTTCGCGCCCACCTGCCGGTATGGCACGCCGACCGACTTCATGTACTTCGTGGATTACCTGCACCAGCGCGGGATCGGCGTGATCCTTGACTGGGTCCCATCCCATTTCCCCCGCGACCCGCACGGGTTGGTCTACTTCGACGGAACCTACCTCTATGAGCATGAAGACCCCCGTAAGGGCGAACATCGCGAGTGGGGTACGCTCACCTTCAATTACGGCCGAAAGGAAGTGGACAACTTCCTGCTTGGCGATGCACTCTTCTGGCTTGAACGGTATCACCTGGATGGGCTGCGGGTGGACGCGGTCGCCTCGATGCTCTACCTGGACTATTCCCGGAAATCCGGGGAGTGGATCCCTAACATCTATGGCGGCAACGAGAATCTGGAGGCGGTCGCCTTCCTCAGACGCTTTAACGAGCTGGTCTACGAGCACCATCCCGGCGTGATGACCATTGCCGAAGAGTCCACTGCGTGGCCCCAGGTCTCGCGCCCAACCTACGTGGGCGGGCTTGGCTTTGGGTTGAAGTGGAACATGGGGTGGATGCATGATATGCTCGAGTACCTGGCGCTCGACCCAATCTATCGAAGCCATCACCACAATAACCTGACCTTCGGTCTACTCTACGCCTTCAGCGAGAACTTCGTCCTGCCCCTTTCGCACGATGAGATGGTGCATGGCAAAGGCTCACTGCTCGGAAAGATGTCGGGCGATGACTGGCAGAAGTTCGCCAACCTGCGCTGCTTCTATGTCTTCATGTATGGGCATCCGGGGAAGAAGCTTCTGTTCATGGGAGGAGAGTTCGGCCAGTGGCGCGAGTGGGATCACGACCGGAGTCTGGACTGGCACCTGCTCACGGAAGGCCCTTACCATCAAGGGCTACAGAGGTTGGTGCGGGATCTGAACCAGCTTTATCAACGGCTGCCGGCTCTGTACGAGGTCGATTGCGATCCGCACGGATTCGAGTGGATCGACTGCCATGACTGGCAGGGAAGCATCGTCTCGTTCTTGCGCCGGGCGAAGGACTCAGATGACTTTGTGGTCGTGATTTGCAACTTTACCCCCGTCCCCAGACACGACTATCGGATCGGCGTGCCGACCGGGGGCTACTATGCGGAACTGCTGAACTCAGACGGTGCGATCTACGGTGGCAGCAATCTCGGGAATGGTGGGGGCGTTGAGGCAGAGCCGATCCCGGAGCATGGACGACCATTCTCACTGCTCCTTACCCTTCCTCCGTTAGCCGGGTTGATCCTCAAGCCCGCTACAGGTGTTGCGCTATGA
- a CDS encoding alpha-amylase/4-alpha-glucanotransferase domain-containing protein, whose amino-acid sequence MTDQPGQDKLRFLFVLHNHQPLGNFDEVIQALTDRAYRPLLEAIHARPALKFTLHVSGPLLLWLERRASDYLDLIGELVQHGRLELLTGGLYEPILAAIPHEDRVAQITLMSERMWSRFGVRPRGLWLTERIWDSAIIPSLVDAGITYVLMDDRAFLTSGFEAERLHDYYLTEAEGESLAVFPIDKGLRYLIPFRPPTEIETHLRWIARTGGQLAIAADDGEKFGGWPGTAQWVYRDGWLKGFLDLLEGAGDWLVSQTVSEALDGVRPAGLCYLPTCSYIEMEEWSLGPDGGRRFEELKGRLGPDADRFMPNLRGGHWKHFLVRYPEANRAHKKGLALDRLLPVGRGAKQARLELLAAQCNDSYWHGIFGGLYLPHLRHEIWRHLARAEACIRRRQTLRVEATDLDCDGAPEVWVHDSRFSAQIQPHRGGRLVEWTDFAGEANLLNTLTRRPEVYHDAIRRAAAQPEGQTHEGIPGIHDLQRAAPADLVNGLCYDQWERAAFLDHFFTDCDPLSAWVAGRLDERGDFVDALWGFRPTSSGVVLERSGRVRTESDPSTELRTGLSHPLYLRKEYAFTNNRSLTVLYQMQNRGSDRMAIRFGVELNFFLPGLALGTSFITIGHQRASLATPTCTAGVEDFTLSTLGPSLQLRVELDYPVILYSHLVATISQSEDGYERTVQGVAAMPTWDLCLDPGQEWRGQMGVTVSE is encoded by the coding sequence ATGACAGACCAACCCGGTCAGGATAAGCTCCGTTTTCTGTTTGTCCTGCACAACCATCAACCTCTGGGCAATTTTGATGAGGTGATCCAGGCACTGACGGACAGAGCCTACCGACCCCTCCTTGAGGCCATCCACGCCAGACCGGCGCTCAAGTTTACGCTGCACGTGAGTGGCCCGCTTCTGCTGTGGCTGGAGCGCCGAGCCTCGGATTACCTTGACCTCATTGGCGAATTGGTCCAGCACGGCCGACTGGAGCTCCTGACTGGAGGACTATACGAGCCGATCCTGGCAGCCATTCCGCACGAGGATCGAGTCGCCCAGATCACGCTGATGAGCGAGCGCATGTGGTCCCGGTTCGGGGTTCGGCCGCGCGGCTTGTGGCTGACGGAGCGGATCTGGGACAGCGCAATTATTCCGTCTCTGGTAGATGCGGGAATTACCTATGTCTTGATGGATGACCGAGCTTTTCTCACGTCAGGATTTGAGGCTGAGCGACTGCACGACTACTACCTCACCGAAGCGGAGGGCGAGTCGCTGGCCGTCTTCCCGATCGATAAGGGGCTCCGATATCTGATCCCATTCCGCCCGCCGACCGAGATCGAGACGCACCTGCGCTGGATCGCGCGGACGGGCGGGCAGCTGGCCATTGCTGCCGACGATGGCGAGAAGTTCGGCGGCTGGCCTGGGACAGCGCAGTGGGTCTACAGGGACGGGTGGCTGAAGGGGTTCCTGGACCTGCTCGAAGGCGCGGGCGATTGGCTCGTGTCGCAGACGGTGAGCGAGGCGCTGGACGGTGTTCGCCCCGCTGGACTCTGTTACCTTCCTACCTGCTCATATATCGAGATGGAGGAATGGTCTCTGGGACCGGATGGGGGGCGTCGGTTTGAAGAGCTCAAGGGCCGTCTCGGCCCCGATGCCGATCGGTTCATGCCGAATCTGCGCGGAGGGCATTGGAAGCATTTCCTGGTCCGGTATCCCGAGGCGAACCGGGCCCACAAGAAGGGTCTGGCGCTTGACCGACTGTTGCCGGTAGGGCGTGGGGCCAAACAGGCCAGGCTTGAGCTCCTCGCGGCTCAGTGTAACGACAGCTACTGGCACGGGATATTTGGCGGCCTGTACCTACCTCATTTGCGACACGAGATCTGGCGACATCTGGCGCGCGCTGAGGCCTGCATTCGCCGCCGCCAGACACTCAGGGTGGAGGCAACCGATCTTGATTGCGACGGGGCGCCGGAGGTCTGGGTCCACGACAGCCGCTTCTCGGCCCAAATTCAGCCGCATCGTGGCGGTCGGCTGGTGGAGTGGACAGACTTCGCCGGAGAGGCCAACCTCCTCAATACCCTCACTCGTCGCCCGGAGGTCTATCACGATGCGATTAGGCGTGCGGCAGCGCAACCGGAAGGGCAGACGCACGAGGGAATCCCTGGGATTCACGACCTGCAGCGAGCGGCGCCGGCCGATCTTGTGAACGGGCTTTGCTACGATCAATGGGAACGCGCCGCGTTCCTCGACCACTTTTTTACTGATTGCGATCCGCTGTCTGCCTGGGTTGCTGGCCGCCTGGACGAACGGGGGGATTTCGTCGACGCCCTCTGGGGTTTTAGGCCGACATCCAGTGGCGTAGTCCTTGAACGATCGGGACGTGTTCGAACCGAGTCCGACCCTTCGACAGAGCTCAGGACAGGTCTCAGTCATCCGCTTTATCTGCGGAAGGAATATGCCTTCACGAATAATCGGAGCCTCACTGTCCTCTACCAGATGCAGAATCGGGGAAGCGATCGCATGGCCATCCGCTTCGGGGTGGAGTTGAACTTCTTCCTCCCCGGCCTCGCCTTGGGTACCTCTTTTATCACTATCGGACATCAGCGCGCTTCGCTTGCTACCCCGACTTGCACGGCCGGAGTCGAAGACTTTACCTTGTCTACTCTGGGACCAAGCCTACAGCTTCGCGTCGAACTCGACTATCCCGTCATCCTGTACAGTCACCTGGTCGCAACGATCTCGCAATCGGAGGATGGGTACGAACGAACCGTACAAGGGGTGGCTGCCATGCCCACCTGGGACCTCTGTCTCGATCCGGGTCAAGAGTGGAGAGGTCAGATGGGGGTGACGGTATCGGAATGA